One Siniperca chuatsi isolate FFG_IHB_CAS linkage group LG1, ASM2008510v1, whole genome shotgun sequence genomic window, CTAAGATTAACGCTAAcgttttgttttacacatatgCATCTTCAtgagtaacgttagctagtcaAATCCACTGACATTAGCGTTAGCTAGTCAAATTTGACTAGCTAACGCTAAGGTTTACAGTAAAGCTACAAGTTCCAGTCAAAACAATCTGCAAACGCGGGCAAGAAGGAATCAAagtatgcatatttataaaacTACCATTAGGGGCAAACGTTATCAACACTGACAGTCCGGTTCAATGATGCAGCTATTTGCATTTGGTTTAGCAACTTCAAAAACatctaacgttaacgttagatTAGCTAGAGATGTTCCCATTAACCAGACCTAAAGGCTAACGACATTAGCTAGGCAACTAGCTAATGTTGCTGGCAAGTTAGCTAACTAATGTTGACAGATATGATCTTTGTTTGGGGGATAACATAATGTCAACAGCAACATTTGAAGAGGTCAGGATTTTTGATGATCAGAAAGCCAAATTCGAAGACTAACTTTAAcaacttaataataattatgcTAAAGCTTTAGCCACCTACATAAACTCACTCTGTCTGAGATGCAGAGAAACTAGCCGCTAACTGATGTTAGCTAGAACGTAAGTTAGCCAGCCATGTCATGATAGGCCGTCCAAGTCATGTTTAGCTGTTAGCAGCTGAGAGTTAGCCGCTAAATGATACACCAAGATCGCAAACTCCCAAAGTGGTGCAAAAGTTTTGCCATTATTAATGAGCATTGTCCGCTAGGGTAACAGCTAATGCCCAGAGGTTGATTCTCCAACCTGTGTCCGTGATAACCTCACCTCTTTAGGTACGAACTGGTTCTCCTCGCTAGGCACCATTTCCATTTGTGCGACAGATTAGACAAGCGTCTATCCGGACAAGAATGTCAGCGAAAAAACTTTGCGGCggtaaacacaaacatggtTTGTGTCCTGTTTGTTGTAAGTTTGGATGCTCGgataacaaaattaaacttgCCAAAACTTGTAGGCTTATCAAAGTGACCGCAACACTCTCGGTTACACTACACAAGCACAAAGTGTCCTGCTATAAACGAAGAAAAATGGCCGGTGTTTTACTCCGCGAGACTTCACTCAGGGAGCTTTGGCGTCATATTCCATCCAGACAAGCGTGCGTGATGTGTGCGGACAGAATGACGTCGGTGCGTGTCTGCGTTTTTAAAAGGACAGAGATGacaaacactcaaaaacacGGCCTTAATGGGTTAGCTTGTGTGAGAGAGTGGTGCAGGTCAGCTGTGGGTCAGTTTGGCAAtgctttcaattcaattttaacaGTGGACCGTTTTCAATCCGTTCACAACAATACTGAAAGATTAAATTGAGTGCACATAGTTTCATGATGAATATTAACAGAAGTTCAGCGGGCTGACGTGCACTGCAGAAAATGCTATTAAATGCGTAGAGCACACCCATACCCAAGACTGGGTTATTAACCAAGTAAAGCGGGTAACTGCCTTAGGGTCCCAGACCCTCAGTGGCCCCCTAAATCCCCAGTTTCACTGTGCGCAATTGATTGATAATTTCAAAAAACTGTAACTTTGTTTGGGAATATGGAAATATGCAACACTAAAGCACAGTATCAACTGACATTATAAGGGCCATCAGGGGGTCCCACTTTATTACCTGATTTTGAGGCCCTGTATCAAAACTTAGTtttacaattttattattttattctttattatttctatATTGTGCATGGGGCATGTAtgagtgtatatgtatgttgacttgtgtttaatcaaattaccacactGCAATCTGTGGCCACCATAGGAATACtgtacacaatgcacagagtGGTAGGCTGTGGCCACACCATAGAGTTAAATGTTGtagttttttaaagtttatttttgggggcattttagGCCTTTATTATAGATAgaagagatgacaggaaatgagggagagagagagactcaacAAATGTCCCTGGCCGCACTCGAACTGGGGGATGTTACATCTTAACCCCTAAGCCACAGGCACGCCCCAGCTGATgtgtcatttaaattaatttctattAAATTGATTCACTGCTGAGAATGAAGAAGAAATACTTCATTAATTGATCTGTCTCTGACTTGTTTGTGAAGTCCACCAGGAGTAGTGGGTGACAATAAGTGGCTATGGCTCACAAGCAAGTGTACTACATGGGACACAAAGTCACTAAAGTAACTGGGCTTTTACCCTAGATTGTTAAATTTCAGAGCAAACAGTTAGAAATACATATTTCACAATTtcacctcacagcaagaagggtCGAGGTTTGATAACAGCCCCTTAATGTTTGCATGTTCTTTCTATGTTtgttcaagtttattttttgtgatCTAGGTTTCCTCCCACATTCTGAAGACAAGTCAGGTGTATTAACTCCAGACTCTAGATTGCATATAGTTTTCATATAAGAGTCTGTTTTTGAGCGTAAGCGCTGCAGTGGAGTCTGGAGACACAGATGTGGTTTGGGGTTCACTGCACCAAAAtagagacattttacatttaaaaaaaatctacgtATCCAGAGAGTAACGTGTTATAACAGAATAAGGAAACAAGCATAGCATGAGTAATTTTACATATTGTTTGTTGTCACCAAACAAGTGAACATCAATGGCAGCAGGAAGTAGAGATGCATCTTCTGCACTAGACATTCATTGGGCTAGGATTATAAGAAGGGGATAGAGACGTCATGCAATGTACTGAAATGCATACTTATCTGCCATGTTATACATAGAAATATATTCATAGTGATACATTAATCTGGCAGGGATGGTGAGGAGGAGTCTACGGATTCACTGTGCGCTAAAATGGTAATAGGAATAGGCTTTTCATCTATTAACAGGTACCAAAGATACCAATAAGTCGCTCACAGTTAAATTTCTGTTGCATATGGATACACTGATATGATCTTTCTTCTCCAACTCCCATGTACATTACTGCcgaaattaaatttaaaactttttctttgGGCTCTATTAGTTTAGTTTCATTGTGAGGCTCCTGGGAACAACCAACAGGCAAGGGAATTAAAAACACTTCCTATTACTTCCATGCTACCCTTCACCACATTTACTTAAATCGGGCTGTTCAGTGGTCAGCAGTTCAGTCGTAAACTGGGGAATACAACTGTGTCAGTGTAAACTACATTGATGCTGATGAAATGAGCAAACTTAATACAACTTAGTGTATGTACAAAATTAAATAGGTGTAACAAAAGTTcaaatttttgtttatttccagaATTTCTTACTTCTTGTGCTGTTCAGGCTTTGGGACTTTGCAAAAAGGGAACATGAAGTTGCCTGATATCTGTTATCAAAGGGAAATCACATCATTTCAGCTGATTATCTATTGATTACAGTCACTACTGTGTGTATTAAAGCTAATTAGTAACCTAATTAATATCCATAGagacacatttaataaatgtcatAATTCATGGTCAATAACaagtcatgtttccatcatgaATTAGCACAGATTTGAcaacacatttttgcacagtTTTAATTAATGACCCACACAAATGATGATCAAGTTGTCAACAACCACTCTGTCTCCTTTTAGGGAATGACATATTCACAGATGTACTTTTTGAGGCTGCGACACACCTCATCGTACCACTTTCCTTGTGCAACCACTGAAAGAGCAACACAGCTCTCCCTCTTCGTGCCTGTGGGCTGCTTCTTGGAGCGGTCCCAGTTAAGGTAGCTGACTGGCAGGCTGTTGACATCAACATACTGGCCTTCTTTCACAATGTCTGCCACGCCGATCCAGAAGTCCTTGGATCCTGGGGAACTCCTCTTTGCATAGTCCCtcagttcattgttttccaTCATGTCTCGCGGTGTTGCAAGAGTTCCTCCTTGTGCAATACAGTCTTCGTTTGCTTCATGGTAATGTTTGGGTTCCTCAATTGTAAGATAACACTTCCTGTGAGCTTTGATGCCACGGAGacagactgaaaacacacagcacttTCTTCATGAGTGAATTGTAATGTAACTATATGGTATTTAAAGTGTTCAAAACAATTACAAGGTTTAGTTTCCTCAgtaatagaaaaataattatgATGGACATTATGCAAAAATActctttttttaatactttatattttgaatCCCCCTTTTTTCTCCAGTTAACTTACTTACTCTCTAACTTATTGTATAGAGAGTTAACAGTCTGAATAGTGACTAATAAATTatctaagaaaagaaaaatggggcattataaaacaataaataatattaatacatttatagtATTTTTACATGATCAACTAAGTCttataaaaaagagaaacaaaagggaaaaacattttattctaaaattATAGAGTTATGCTAGAGATATAGAAAATAAGATAGAGATTTAGATGTTTTTACATTCCCTATAAATTGTGTTGCTTACATTCTTCCACTTGTGCAATTAAACCTTTAACTTTACAATTTAATGGATGATATGCGtgctgctgccctctgctggtgaCTCAGCACACTAATAAGTTCAAAATCTAGTTATGAAGTTACCAATGATCTCTCAGCAATGTCCACACTCTTGCATAACAGCTCAGTGGCCTAAATGAACAAGTAACACTGAGAGAAAGCACCATAGCATATTTACAATACAtcttaaaatcacaaaaatattattaacCAACCATTTCCATGGTTCATctcttatttacttattttcttaaacaaacaaactaaagacTCCAGTAATGCTTATCTATCTAATCTATTCATTTACagtcatctcctctctctttaaCCTTCCTTTATTCAGTGAGATCAGTACCTGTCTGCAACGCCTGCATCTCTTTCAGTGAATTCACCTCCTGCCACAACCTCTCAAGCTGGGACTTCACATCATCTTCCTCTGCAGCTGCAACTCAGCGAAGAGGCAAGACACAAACAGGTCAGATGAACATTGGTAGCAAACATGTTATTTATGAACTGCGTGCATTGTGTATAGTTACCTCCGGACTGACGAGGTGACACGGCCTTCTTGGTGCGAGATGGACGGCCGGAGCTGAAGTGAAGCAAGGAGAAGCAAAGAACGAGGAAGACAGGGAGGGCCAGACGTGCCATGTCTGAGGCCAGTGGGTCCTACAGGACAGGACACAGTGGCACACCTTGTACAGCAGTGAAAGGAACCAAAAACACTGCAGGCAGCTCAATATATACTGGCCCTCTGTATGCCTTTCTGGGTACTCTCCCTGCATTGGCTCCaactctgtttgtttttgtccaaacaTCAGGAGGCGGTGAGAGAGGTATAAGGGTGGAGTGGCAAATAATGACTTTCTTGTGTCTGGCTTTTGATAAATATTTACTTGGGACAAGGCGCGCTAAGCAGTATTCCCTTTCACTTCACAAACAAACTGGAAATTCATTGACTGCTTCACTATTATAGAGTGTTCTTCATCCCATCCCCAGTTCCATGTCAGTATTGGACATGCTAAGTCACTTTTTTTGacaagtgaaaaataatgttgCACCTTGGTGTCAACTCAGAAAAAAGTGCCAACATGTGTGAACTGTCAAATGATACCTCCTGACACAGTGAAATATAGGATTCATGTACACTAAATGGTATTAATCTAAACTAATAAGGCTTTGATTTACAACTTTCAGTACATGAAAACAAGTAACCGAGCACATGTTGCTGCAACTTAAGTTTGGAAATCTACACTGATGTCTTTTCAATCACACAGACTTCCAGCTgtataatctttaaaaataaagcttCTATTAGACCATAGGAAGTCCAGCTCCCAGCTCTGGTTATTTTTAGCGTGAGATGTTGTATAAAGATGGGAGGGGGGAGCTAATTAAGAAAAACATTGGGCATATGGGCTCTCAAAGCCAGCTCAAGTACTTTTCCCCATTTTACAATCTTCAAATGGTACATTTCTAAGTATTGTCTTTCATTTAAGAATGTCATAAATAATACACCCCCTGCCCAAGTGAAATATTCTCTAGAATAATGTATTCTAACCAAACCTGGTTGTTAATGAAAAACTATGTGATAGTTTTATTGGTTGCAATATATACACCTACTGGTATGCCAAGATGATGACTAAACATGTTGTTTTCCAGCAAGTTATAGAAATTGTATCTTGAAAATAAACTTAttcttttgtgtttactgttatatacagtagttcTAAATGGATGTGAAATGGTACTGTATGAATCATCTATTTAGTTTAGACTCATTGAACAATATTGAGTCCAAGTTCTATGTTCATTTAGTATGCAAAAAAAAGCTGCATTAGCAAATCCTTGTATGCTATTCTAATGCTAACACTTCTCTCAGACATAAACCCAAAACTAACCCTGAGTTGAGGATGAGGCAGACAGCTACTGTACAGAGGATCAGTAGTTCTGGTTTAATTCATAATTAATGATGAACACATACATAGATcttcaaataaaacagtttgCAGCAGTTCTGCCAACAGTACATGAACTGAACTAAATATctcttgaatttgaaaattcCCTACTTTGTTGCCATCTGGTGCCAAACTGAGGGATCATGCAGAATGTGCAGTATACTAGTACTATATTCCaaattttgaaatgtaatgtacaCTGAAACATGAGGAACTTCTCATGAAGTTGACTTAGGATTTGTGTCCAGGTAAAAGTCATTATTCCTCATTGATTCCTTAAGctcaacataaatacatattcaaataatatattttagaaaacgtGTAAATCTCACGtgaaataagacaaaaacacaatcacGCAATactttgcagatacatttattcaagtaaacAAAGCTGTACTCAAAGAAAGTACACAACAAAACGTGACAAAAAAAACGAGCACAGGTAAATCATAGTTTAGAAGGAATTTTGTGAACACACTACAATGCTAAACATTTCTTTACACTTCTTTCTTAGACGCGTTTTCTTTTTGTACAAGGCaatatgaatacacacactcaaaaacatgctctctttctctctctctctctcacacacacacaagcagacatgACATTGAAAGCATCAAAACTGAGATGTCTTTCCAAAGTGTCTACACATCATTATCCTTATTTCCAAGTCTAGAAATCAATTTCTAACTCTACTCACTTTAGTACACCTATTAACCCCGTCTTTCCACTGTTCATCATTCAGCTTCAAAGAATGCAGCATTTACTCCTCTTAGTTTTGTTGTTACTAAGTTGAAACATTTAGAATTTCTTAAAATGGCATGATTACAAAACACTgacttgttttattgtttttatagttGAGAAAATACTTTTGATGTATACTctagtttcattttaataattcaaGTAAGGTAATAAATAATTCAGATGACTAGCTGATATAAAACACACTAAATAAGCCTGGACAAAGAAATAGTGAGAACGAAATACaatgcagtttgtttttactttgataaactataaataaaaacagatcagTCATCTGTAATAGGTGAGTGTGAGTGTACATGGCAAACATTCCCACTCAGCTGTTCTTCTACTTGCATTTCATCAACAACTCGCAGATGTGGAGTAAAGCAGAGGgaattaaataaagtaatacACAGTGTAGCTCAAACCTAAATCACCCTGCCTTTATACACCAGCTAgttgtaaaaataatttatgttgGAGTCTTATGGCACTTTTGTTGTGAGGCACCAGCAAGTAAACAACTTTGGTCAGACAAGCAAAGCAGAGACTCCACGAACCTTGGACTGCAGTCTGACTGATCACTTCATGATCCTCCCTAAGAAAATCCAgaatttattgatttatctcACATTCTCttgtatttacatatatattctgttttaCTCCAGTGTTTACAAAGCGGTCACATTTTTGAGACCTGTACGGTGTCGTATATTGTTATGTATTTTAGGAAAAGTTTTGAATCAATCCAGTACCTTACTACATAAACAGAGCTCTGGTGGCACCGTAGATTCACCTTACTACAAATTATACGATCAGACGAGGGAGAATCTTTAGTAGTTTATGCATACGTTTTCATATTCCAGTTAAAAATACCTTTTGTGTTTGTTCAATGCGAACTTTACACGAGGAAAGCATTTTAAGTATCAAACACTTGTTTGTAGCTCAAAGGCACTGTTGATCCCATAATATTACACCGTTGGCACCCAAGAATAAAATATCATGCAAACACAGACTTGTCTACCTCTACCGGCTTACGCATTACTATTGTAACATGAGAAAGTGATTCACTCCCTTGGTCAGAAGCATCAGAAGCAAGCAACTGTCATCACTGAGGACAGACATGATATGACACTTATGTGTTTTACTAAATCTGTGTTTAAGGGTACTAATCTTAAAGTGATAATAGCAAGTGAGCAGGTTTAAATGCTAATTCACTCTGTGGCAAATTCAGTAAACTGTTGGCAGATGCAATTAACtgtaaaatgaacacaaacctaTTCACTATCATTGGCTAGCATAACATCACTTCATAATACAGTAAAGAATATAATAATACTATTTTGAGAATGGCACTTGCACTTGTTGCCTGGGCGATAAACATGTTGTTAGTCTTCATTTACCAAAAAATTTTGCTTGACCAATCAACTGACAAACAATAGGTAACAGACAAGAAGCACAAACATATTCTGTACATGcatacattcatgcacacatgcatacagcacaatgcatacatacatacatacatacgcaCGTACTGCACAACacttgtgtgtggttgtgttccTCTGTGGTGAATGTCTCCAGTCTATGTAGTGGGGTTTGTTGGGTTTAATGGATGAAAGGCATTCGCTCCTTGCTGTCGTTGTCTCCCTCGggctcctcttcttcctctcctgcttCGCTGGTCTCTGTGCTGTCGCTGGCCATCTAGTGGTAAAATATTATTCAGCTATCATAAACTGTGAAAAACCATCCggaaaaacagagacaacaAGTGGTACAGTGGTACTGTAAATGTACCCTCTGATAGAGGGCAGCTGTATGCAGGGTCTATACTTTCATTATGAGCAAGTCTATACACCTAACACCTTTTCTAGGTTTGATGTTGAGATCACCATGGAAACAACTGCTATAAAACAGGAGGAAATCTTTGTAGAATTGCACTTaaaaaacttttaactttcAGCTCAATCCTTATTGAGAAATGGGGCCCAATGGCCCTGCTAACAGCCCTTTCTACTGATGTATGCTTTCTGATAACTTCATTCCCACAATTAACtaggaaaacacacatttacaatgtTGTTGTTACCAGAGGGGTGGGAGTCTTCTCGACATCCAGAATGAGTTTTCCT contains:
- the clec3a gene encoding tetranectin-like protein yields the protein MARLALPVFLVLCFSLLHFSSGRPSRTKKAVSPRQSGAAEEDDVKSQLERLWQEVNSLKEMQALQTVCLRGIKAHRKCYLTIEEPKHYHEANEDCIAQGGTLATPRDMMENNELRDYAKRSSPGSKDFWIGVADIVKEGQYVDVNSLPVSYLNWDRSKKQPTGTKRESCVALSVVAQGKWYDEVCRSLKKYICEYVIP